One genomic region from Drosophila busckii strain San Diego stock center, stock number 13000-0081.31 chromosome 3R, ASM1175060v1, whole genome shotgun sequence encodes:
- the LOC108602623 gene encoding uncharacterized protein LOC108602623, whose product MLVKFCLFLIIFNCSKIFLLAMMTSVTIAQRWRRVLVTEGSYFACIVTQRYRQCQQYELIPCAAAKPRQSQFQSAAADTMLAKYRGSITDYQSMQRKQQLRLMLQRQPLLQNLRQVFELNYRKLCQMFAAATLQQRRQASWLSALKLRLSQTVESLLDFGCSSPHYVCTSPAMNIFNVAELAANFNALLVEYLLINDEYIVQCKAASVCSKCS is encoded by the exons ATGCTTGTCAaattctgtttatttttaataatttttaattgtagcaaaATTTTCTTGTTAGCAATGATGACGAGCGTAACAATTGCTCAACGCTGGCGCAGAGTTTTGGTTACCGAGGGCAG CTACTTTGCGTGCATTGTTACGCAGCGATATCGCCAATGCCAGCAATATGAGCTAATTCCATGTGCAGCTGCCAAGCCAAGACAAAGCCAATTCcagtcagcagctgctgatacGATGCTGGCTAAATATCGTGGAAGTATAACAGACTATCAATCCATGCAACGCAAGCAGCAGTTGCGTCTAATGCTGCAACGCCAGCCGCTGCTACAAAATCTGCGTCAAGTGTTTGAGCTAAACTATCGCAAGTTGTGTCAAatgtttgcagcagcaactttgcaGCAAAGGCGTCAAGCAAGCTGGCTAAGCGCACTAAAGCTTAGA CTTTCACAGACAGTCGAATCGCTGCTTGACTTTGGCTGCTCAAGTCCGCATTATGTTTGCACTTCGCCTGCcatgaatatttttaatgttgctgAGCTTGCTGCTAATTTCAATGCATTGCTGGTAGAATATCTGCTGATAAATGATGAATATATAGTGCAGTGCAAAGCAGCGTCAGTTTGTAGTAAATgtagttaa